A genomic window from Pirellulaceae bacterium includes:
- a CDS encoding sulfatase-like hydrolase/transferase has product MQGIRSILVAVTCVGLFQSLTGIWNATYAMSGERTDRPPNVVLIMADDVSWEAFGCYGGQDYETPNLDALCQRGIRFEHCYSTPLCTPSRVQLMTGKYNFRNYTHFGYLDPSQHTFGTLMRQSGYRTAIAGKWQLNGIGDRFPGWDDVRRPNHFGFDEYLLWQLTKGKGLQQGGGERYWSPVLERNGKLLTPTDNRELYGPDLMCQFLCDFIDRHKAQPFFVYYPMLLVHDPFVPTPETIGQRSREHQANDPQPRRDKQNFVAMVKYMDRLVGQIVQHVEQAGLLERTLILFTADNGTNRSIRSTWNGQTIRGGKGGTTDSGTHVPLIAFWKGHTPAGSVVDDLIDFTDFYPTLAELAGAEAAGVEAVDVDGRSFLPQLQGLPGSPRPWVLCHYQPYWGDRQPAQFVRNQRYKLYRDGRLYDVQHDLEEQHPLPVDAGSPAAQAARKMLAQAIEQFPPVPAGVGNDKSLPRTFYPDWPKINWTDTAIGEP; this is encoded by the coding sequence ATGCAGGGCATCCGCTCAATTCTTGTCGCCGTGACCTGCGTCGGCCTGTTCCAGTCACTGACTGGCATCTGGAATGCGACTTACGCCATGTCTGGGGAAAGGACGGATCGACCGCCCAACGTTGTCCTGATTATGGCCGACGATGTTAGCTGGGAGGCTTTTGGTTGTTACGGTGGGCAAGACTATGAAACCCCAAACCTAGATGCACTTTGCCAGCGCGGCATCCGCTTTGAGCACTGCTATTCAACGCCGCTGTGTACGCCGTCGCGAGTTCAACTGATGACCGGCAAGTACAACTTTCGCAACTACACTCATTTCGGTTATCTGGATCCGTCACAACACACGTTTGGTACGTTGATGCGCCAGTCTGGCTATCGCACAGCCATCGCCGGCAAATGGCAACTCAATGGCATCGGTGACCGCTTTCCTGGTTGGGACGATGTGCGCCGTCCCAATCATTTTGGTTTTGATGAATACTTGTTATGGCAGTTGACCAAAGGTAAGGGACTTCAGCAAGGTGGTGGCGAACGCTATTGGAGCCCCGTACTCGAGCGCAATGGAAAACTGCTGACTCCGACCGATAACCGGGAACTGTATGGTCCAGACCTGATGTGTCAATTCCTGTGCGACTTCATCGATCGCCATAAGGCACAACCGTTTTTTGTTTACTACCCGATGCTGCTGGTCCACGATCCTTTCGTGCCAACACCGGAAACGATCGGCCAGCGGTCGCGCGAACACCAAGCAAACGATCCACAGCCCCGCCGTGACAAACAAAACTTTGTGGCCATGGTCAAGTATATGGATCGTCTGGTGGGCCAAATCGTACAGCATGTTGAGCAAGCAGGATTGTTAGAGCGAACACTGATTCTGTTTACGGCCGACAACGGTACCAATCGCTCGATTCGTTCGACGTGGAATGGGCAAACGATTCGTGGAGGCAAGGGCGGCACAACTGACTCTGGAACCCATGTACCGCTGATTGCCTTTTGGAAAGGACACACTCCCGCAGGCTCTGTCGTGGATGATTTAATTGACTTCACCGATTTCTATCCGACGCTGGCCGAGCTGGCCGGGGCCGAAGCAGCGGGTGTTGAAGCCGTGGATGTTGACGGCCGCAGCTTTTTGCCTCAATTGCAGGGGCTTCCAGGATCGCCACGTCCCTGGGTATTGTGCCACTACCAACCGTATTGGGGTGATCGCCAGCCGGCCCAGTTCGTGAGGAACCAGCGATACAAGCTATACCGCGACGGCCGGCTGTACGATGTGCAACATGACCTCGAGGAACAACATCCGTTACCAGTCGATGCAGGTTCACCGGCAGCTCAAGCGGCTCGTAAAATGTTGGCGCAGGCGATCGAGCAATTCCCGCCAGTTCCAGCCGGCGTTGGCAATGACAAGTCGCTCCCGCGAACCTTCTATCCCGACTGGCCGAAAATCAACTGGACAGACACTGCGATAGGGGAGCCATAG
- a CDS encoding class I SAM-dependent methyltransferase produces the protein MDEALYNEMFRVEGQHWWFRAKHQIVACLLSRYLDPSIRHAAVADLGCGCGMMVAKLQDKYAVVGLDGSEQAARLARRRGLNILVGELPGPTPLEDAAFDAVLLLDVLEHLDDDSGTVHEAKRILKPGGILIATVPAHAWLWTRRDELHHHRRRYSFGQFKRLVSQPGFETLLVSYLNGLLFPLAVAERLYRKLRPVDDAGDLKIPPTPINETMRACFAVERHLLGRCPLPMGLSLAGVVRKQ, from the coding sequence GTGGATGAGGCGCTGTATAACGAAATGTTCCGAGTGGAGGGCCAGCACTGGTGGTTTCGCGCCAAACATCAGATCGTCGCGTGCCTCCTCAGCCGCTACCTTGATCCGAGTATTCGCCATGCTGCCGTAGCCGATTTGGGATGCGGCTGCGGAATGATGGTTGCCAAGCTACAGGACAAGTATGCTGTAGTTGGCTTGGACGGTTCTGAGCAAGCTGCCCGGCTGGCTCGACGGCGCGGTCTGAACATTTTGGTAGGTGAACTACCCGGTCCAACGCCATTAGAAGATGCCGCATTTGACGCTGTCTTGCTACTGGATGTATTGGAGCACCTGGACGACGACTCCGGCACCGTCCACGAGGCCAAGCGCATTCTCAAGCCCGGAGGCATCTTGATTGCGACCGTGCCGGCGCACGCCTGGCTGTGGACGCGGCGCGACGAACTGCATCACCACCGACGTCGATACTCGTTTGGCCAATTCAAGCGGTTGGTCTCTCAACCGGGATTCGAGACACTTTTAGTGAGCTATCTCAATGGACTGCTGTTTCCGCTGGCAGTGGCCGAACGACTATACCGCAAGCTACGACCTGTTGATGATGCGGGCGACCTGAAGATTCCTCCGACTCCAATTAACGAAACGATGCGTGCCTGCTTTGCTGTCGAACGGCATTTGCTGGGCAGATGCCCGCTGCCGATGGGCTTGAGCCTGGCGGGAGTTGTCCGGAAACAATAG
- a CDS encoding glycosyltransferase family 2 protein yields MLNEQGSLRELYRRLAETLRRGKVDYELIFVDDGSTDGSWALIQELSRADRGVVGLRLARNFGHEAASTAGLDRATGDAAVLIDADLQDPPELIADMVGAWQGGAKIVYAVRRTRDGEGGFKKLTSWAFYRILRALSDVEIPLDTGDFRLVDRRVLDALKGCRETDRFVRGLVAWTGYRSQPLEYDRAARHSGETKYRPWKLFLLSLDAIVGFSILPLRLASLLGFAVTAASIIMTCIIVVQKLFWGIDIEGYALLASGLFFVGGTQMLLMGVVGEYIARIYRQVQGRPLYLIDEQAGGSGG; encoded by the coding sequence TTGCTTAATGAACAGGGCAGTCTGCGAGAACTGTATCGCAGATTGGCAGAGACACTGCGCCGTGGGAAGGTAGATTACGAACTAATCTTTGTCGATGACGGTTCGACCGATGGCTCGTGGGCATTGATTCAAGAACTATCGCGCGCGGATCGAGGCGTCGTCGGCCTGCGGCTGGCGCGAAATTTTGGACACGAGGCGGCCAGCACCGCCGGGCTCGATCGAGCCACCGGCGACGCTGCCGTGCTGATCGATGCGGACTTGCAAGACCCTCCCGAATTGATCGCCGATATGGTGGGCGCCTGGCAGGGAGGCGCGAAAATCGTCTACGCCGTGCGTCGAACGCGCGATGGTGAAGGCGGTTTCAAGAAACTCACCAGTTGGGCATTTTACCGAATACTGCGGGCACTGAGCGACGTGGAAATTCCACTCGACACCGGCGACTTTCGGCTGGTTGATCGCCGCGTGTTGGATGCGCTCAAGGGTTGTCGAGAAACCGATCGTTTTGTGCGAGGACTGGTGGCTTGGACCGGCTACCGTAGTCAGCCGCTGGAGTATGATCGGGCGGCGCGTCACTCAGGCGAAACGAAATATCGCCCCTGGAAACTATTCTTATTGTCGCTCGACGCAATCGTCGGCTTCTCCATTCTGCCGTTACGTCTAGCAAGCTTACTAGGATTTGCCGTGACGGCGGCGTCCATCATCATGACCTGCATCATCGTGGTGCAGAAGCTATTCTGGGGAATCGACATCGAGGGCTATGCGCTGCTGGCCAGCGGTCTATTCTTCGTCGGCGGTACGCAGATGCTGCTGATGGGCGTGGTCGGCGAGTATATCGCGCGCATTTATCGCCAAGTGCAAGGGCGTCCACTCTACCTGATCGACGAACAGGCGGGAGGAAGCGGTGGATGA
- a CDS encoding glycosyltransferase family 39 protein: MAKKLHRNRQSTAIHTKPRLLDSGRTGQVSNRSDAPPDKPVDSVSGQGRGGWWILLAMLLHVAIAGHAASTKSATFDEPLHVLGGLLQWRHSDYRLNPEHPPLWKHWAALFSSGLPLQVDLASADSQVMFSDLNKQERWAVGALFRSPNHDGVQLVDRTRLGMLVTGAWVVLIVGLWARQLAGNMAGTIAACAAAIDPTLLAHSGLVTNDVACTAALATCFFCGWRVARHASLGNVLGFSLACGLAAVIKFTALALPAFLAPWLLLRLTDRRAWQVVLFGNVTSLSHRLAALSTIVLLAGTVSWLCIWAAYGFRYLPTPNPRLSFDRNHPTQLYQFNLQLRAQHRDNQHSSSTQHKRSTGDTAPTQTVLQRLCQVANDYRLLPQAFIQGVGYAQAMSIIGSSYLDGHQSHEGSWRYFVWAWLYKTPLAMIVAVALACAWCGWQMARTGRRQWLSLGYWAIPFWMVIATALSYDLNIGLRHLLPAFPLVWIGLGSMAAQAWLHVPAQRVVIGLLALLAVESLSSHPHYIAFFNLAASGKDRGLSRLSDSNLDWGQDLRLLAAWQRDNPDVPLYFAYFGSADPAAYGIDYINLPPGYLYGAKPVEPDTNQPAVLALSATWLQGNYMHWLEGTFLDPRQVREQMDMIRNQAEPLEILGGTIYLYQFPLIRKDEPSQ; encoded by the coding sequence ATGGCTAAGAAACTCCACCGCAATCGCCAATCCACTGCGATTCATACCAAACCGCGATTGCTGGATTCTGGCCGCACCGGACAGGTTTCGAATCGGTCTGATGCTCCGCCTGATAAGCCTGTCGATTCTGTGAGCGGGCAGGGCAGGGGGGGATGGTGGATTCTGCTGGCAATGCTGTTACATGTTGCGATTGCTGGCCACGCGGCTTCGACAAAAAGCGCCACATTCGATGAGCCCTTGCATGTGCTGGGTGGACTGCTGCAGTGGCGGCACAGTGATTATCGACTGAATCCAGAACATCCACCGCTTTGGAAACATTGGGCAGCTCTGTTTTCCAGTGGCCTGCCGTTGCAGGTTGACCTGGCGAGTGCCGATTCTCAAGTCATGTTCTCAGACTTGAACAAACAGGAACGCTGGGCTGTGGGCGCGCTGTTTCGCTCGCCCAATCACGACGGGGTACAACTCGTCGATCGCACTCGGCTGGGCATGTTGGTAACAGGTGCGTGGGTCGTGCTGATTGTCGGACTTTGGGCGCGGCAATTGGCTGGAAACATGGCTGGTACAATTGCTGCGTGCGCAGCTGCCATCGATCCAACATTGCTCGCGCACAGCGGGCTGGTAACCAACGATGTGGCCTGCACAGCCGCCTTAGCGACCTGTTTTTTTTGTGGTTGGCGAGTCGCCCGGCATGCGAGCCTCGGAAATGTTCTTGGGTTTTCGCTGGCTTGCGGTCTAGCTGCCGTAATCAAATTTACGGCGCTCGCGCTGCCGGCGTTCTTAGCGCCATGGCTGTTGCTGCGACTAACAGATCGCCGCGCATGGCAAGTTGTACTCTTCGGCAACGTGACCAGCCTCTCGCACCGATTGGCGGCTTTATCGACCATCGTACTATTGGCTGGCACGGTGAGCTGGCTGTGCATCTGGGCCGCTTATGGCTTTCGGTATCTACCTACGCCGAATCCGCGATTGAGTTTCGACCGCAATCATCCAACGCAATTGTATCAATTCAATTTGCAATTGCGTGCTCAACATCGCGACAACCAACATTCGAGTAGTACTCAACACAAACGGTCAACCGGTGACACGGCACCCACCCAGACGGTGCTACAACGCTTGTGTCAGGTCGCCAACGACTATCGCCTATTGCCTCAAGCATTTATCCAGGGTGTAGGTTACGCGCAGGCCATGTCGATTATCGGTAGTTCTTATTTAGACGGCCACCAGTCTCATGAAGGTTCGTGGCGCTATTTCGTTTGGGCTTGGTTGTACAAGACTCCCTTGGCAATGATTGTGGCTGTCGCGTTGGCGTGCGCCTGGTGCGGATGGCAAATGGCACGAACTGGCCGCCGACAGTGGTTGTCGCTGGGTTATTGGGCTATACCATTTTGGATGGTGATCGCAACAGCGCTGTCGTATGACTTGAATATCGGACTGCGGCATCTGCTACCGGCCTTTCCACTCGTGTGGATCGGGCTGGGCAGCATGGCAGCTCAAGCATGGCTGCATGTCCCCGCGCAGCGTGTGGTCATAGGCCTGCTGGCTTTATTGGCCGTGGAATCGCTCAGTAGCCATCCGCATTACATCGCCTTCTTTAATCTGGCAGCCAGTGGAAAAGACCGTGGCTTGAGCCGCCTGAGTGACTCGAATCTCGATTGGGGACAAGACCTTAGATTGCTGGCTGCCTGGCAGCGTGACAACCCTGATGTTCCTCTGTATTTTGCATACTTTGGTTCGGCCGATCCAGCCGCTTATGGCATTGATTACATCAATCTGCCGCCGGGCTATCTATATGGTGCCAAACCGGTCGAGCCTGACACGAATCAACCGGCAGTACTGGCGCTGAGCGCCACATGGCTGCAAGGCAATTACATGCACTGGCTGGAAGGCACGTTCTTAGATCCGCGCCAAGTACGCGAGCAGATGGATATGATTCGCAATCAAGCCGAACCACTGGAGATTTTGGGAGGAACCATTTATCTTTATCAGTTCCCGCTGATACGAAAGGACGAACCATCACAGTAG